One genomic region from Anticarsia gemmatalis isolate Benzon Research Colony breed Stoneville strain chromosome 7, ilAntGemm2 primary, whole genome shotgun sequence encodes:
- the SP1173 gene encoding major facilitator superfamily domain-containing protein SP1173 produces MKQLINKNLITLKCVLFCFLSGVGCIFPFLPLHMLSVGLDKGEARLISAVAPCIALLGPAVLGPLIDKMSVGRGSTGGNSGPSGSGRLLRIITAICLILSAVFYTLLLAVPYTERHEARRPQVLFMCDEDSAYVMQEVCKEDMRCNRWSGEKTGVLAVTACEYGCADENMTWVKQPFTTTSTTTTLSPMYLNVANATTPETPTATEEEEVHHAMKIEANPPHFCYNGQCLVYMQHQARLRVPLSLIAPELPEDNSTDSDWCTYRTAGPSRCSVPAERLAEIMPEYDECRPAVRCEVLDPYDEPDGVLADAECRLVIGDPSYTFWTYLIIRILADIWPIAGLALLGAACVIATRETSLGRGDVGRQLAFGTIGLAIFPPLAGLAAEQMPETPYLVPFILHAVFMLIGALILIFDSHMPLSTPEWWWHTATGVLAMPMNTVRRYGAETAAVFVVVVLLGTLWSGIDAYLPWTVLELNGTVSEMGLTLTAGALPAVPALWWAEALVDYIGHSNVFIMAFTFYGVRYTGLAYTTDYTWVVVCEILEVFTLSLVWVTAVLYFRHLVPRKYTATGQALPVIAHFCIGRCIGAIISGFVSLEQPLESVRSVYRALGVVALLTAAVYLALYHLLLAPRCAAPAVSPPHHLLQGLNANGSSNGNYSPMRVYHEERSRKGHFRY; encoded by the exons atgaaGCAACTCATTAATAAGAATCTCATCACGCTCAAATGCGTACTCTTCTGTTTTCTCTCCG GTGTGGGTTGCATATTCCCGTTCCTACCACTGCACATGTTGTCAGTGGGCTTGGACAAAGGAGAAGCTCGACTCATATCAGCTGTAGCACCATGTATAGCGCTGCTCGGGCCGGCTGTTTTGGGGCCTCTCATTGATAA GATGTCAGTGGGGCGAGGTTCCACTGGAGGGAACAGCGGTCCGAGCGGATCCGGGCGCTTGCTCCGCATAATCACAGCTATCTGCCTCATACTCAGCGCTGTGTTCTACACATTGCTGTTAGCCGTACCATATACGGAGAGGCATGAG GCTCGGCGACCTCAAGTGCTATTCATGTGCGACGAAGATAGCGCTTACGTCATGCAAGAGGTTTGTAAAGAGGACATGCGATGCAACCGGTGGTCGGGTGAGAAG ACGGGAGTACTGGCGGTGACAGCATGCGAGTACGGTTGTGCTGATGAGAACATGACATGGGTAAAGCAGCCGTTCACCACCACCTCCACCACCACCACCCTCAGCCCGATGTACTTAAACGTCGCCAATGCAACG ACCCCCGAAACGCCTACGGCCACAGAAGAAGAAGAGGTCCACCATGCAATGAAGATTGAGGCGAACCCTCCACATTTTTGCTACAATGGCCAGTGCTTGGTGTACATGCAGCATCAGGCCAGGCTGCGCGTGCCGTTGTCCCTCATAGCGCCTGAACTGCCTGAAGACAATAGCACTGACTCCGACTGGTGCACCTATCGCACAG cTGGTCCATCAAGATGCTCGGTACCAGCCGAGCGACTGGCAGAAATAATGCCAGAATATGATGAGTGCAGACCGGCAGTGCGCTGCGAAGTCCTCGACCCTTACGACGAACCTGACGGCGTGTTGGCCGACGCCGAATGCCGACTCGTGATCGGAGATCCGAGCTACACCTTTTGGACTTACTTGATTATCAG aattctTGCAGATATCTGGCCCATCGCAGGATTGGCCCTGCTTGGTGCTGCCTGTGTGATAGCAACCAGAGAGACTTCTCTTGGTCGTGGTGATGTCGGCAGGCAACTAGCTTTCGGCACGATTGGACTGGCGATCTTCCCGCCCCTTGCTGGACTAGCCGCCGAACAGATGCCCGAGACTCCTTACCTTGTACCGTTCATTTTACATGCTGTATTTATGCTGATTGGCGCTCTCATCTTAATATTTGATAG TCACATGCCTCTATCAACTCCTGAGTGGTGGTGGCACACTGCGACAGGAGTGCTAGCGATGCCCATGAACACGGTGCGGAGGTATGGAGCCGAGACTGCAGCGGTATTCGTTGTCGTGGTTCTTCTGGGCACGTTGTGGAGCGGCATTGACGCTTATTTACCATG GACTGTTTTGGAACTGAATGGGACGGTATCTGAAATGGGTCTGACGCTGACAGCCGGTGCGCTGCCCGCTGTACCGGCGCTGTGGTGGGCGGAGGCTCTGGTAGACTACATTGGGCACTCCAACGTTTTCATCATGGCTTTCACATTCTACGGAGTCCGATACACCG gtCTGGCGTACACCACCGACTACACATGGGTGGTTGTGTGTGAGATCCTCGAAGTGTTCACTCTCAGCTTAGTCTGGGTGACAGCAGTGCTCTATTTCCGGCATTTAGTACCTAGGAAATACACAGCAACCGGTCAAGCTCTCCCGGTTATCGCTCATTTCTGTATTG GTCGATGCATAGGAGCAATCATCAGCGGGTTTGTATCACTGGAGCAACCGTTGGAATCGGTTCGTAGCGTGTACCGCGCACTAGGCGTGGTTGCTCTCTTGACAGCGGCCGTATATTTGGCGCTCTACCATCTATTGCTGGCGCCGCGTTGTGCCGCACCTGCTGTGTCTCCGCCACACCATTTACTCCAAG GTCTTAATGCAAATGGTTCATCTAATGGCAACTACTCTCCCATGCGGGTCTACCACGAAGAACGCTCCAGGAAAGGACACTTCcgctattaa
- the ADD1 gene encoding ADD domain-containing protein 1 — MSEIANSEGTSETEKPVSNDVIFPPFPDPTDEDFDEDVSEEEKLYFKEKFSDLNTVKNYRLHCTACDRHMGCSARNDRMRAHPMLRTLVCHSCHTFYNSGEFEKGDDGSELYCRWCGQGGQVYCCSDCPHVFCAKCIRRNLGTPKIKEIETADDWKCFKCNPSCLKDLRAICWAVLRYCDLKNKITHQTEDLQLKAIYQKDCALDHSECCKHKISKRNQKINESLIKKKEIKKEADTKTAAAIISKMPSTIQVKKFASVVIDESNKSDKKAQKRSASPKHKSILVKNPISIAPCAKVINSVGVPPLAKKVRLPNCSTISTPMRYTNVPERKTLTTYARIRPKLAQQLTVPISTNFNGFSANLYRCATPINDNINLSIESLTQGLDMSAVSALATAPDDDVVCTPDFPLEPLCEVNEDNDDDVQCITPAPVAVPKFTNPPPLVPRASSNLTEVTPENIIQMTDNDVTVNESTGGLKFRVDPQTLSSNKMYRLPDGRIFAINANPNMPGGYSATIVAVTEASKGIPKGATFAAKLSSVSTSTSTPKSNRHQMTRFIKSKHGTSKVRKTSRSTDTSTRECDMKVPVEWYRYNLIDAVDAMEYSLQRLNKLKKEATTVYLRTRSVNEMRSLHRSLERLLNTASTRFTEIRVNLNKELKQYVVTKKAGGNTSEEDDDVEILPDVEEDPIFIDENSTESHINGSENQEVDLTGPGSSEYNDSGENRNDILSKGDMSTLTIPDIDNDNSVHVNILNFRDNNTSLTENKKDSNDNDENDVDMLETTNQDTDTLAVINLKCHESINSINGGENEKLNTSVSTKSQNEETTNTTSNEKVIKSEVIKDSQQNTDKSDEKIESNTPKTGAELNKNNIKTEPNNDKNRDLEGKRREGNEQVQDSNKNRQACSDKTQDSEMSEEMIETLLKDDNTEDNATANTDTPKALQVI; from the exons ATGAGCGAAATTGCCAACAGCGAAGGAACTTCTGAAACAGAGAAGCCGGTTTCCAATGATGTTATATTCCCGCCCTTCCCAG aTCCCACAGATGAAGATTTCGATGAAGACGTATCTGAAGAAGAAAAGCTctatttcaaagaaaagtttAGCG ATTTAAATACTGTCAAGAATTATCGGTTGCATTGCACTGCTTGTGATCGTCATATGGGATGTTCTGCACGCAATGATCGTATGCGAGCTCATCCTATGCTCCGGACTTTAGTGTGTCACAGTTGTCACACATTTTATAATAGTGGTGAATTTGAAAAAGGTGATGATGGCTCTGAACTGTATTGTCGTTGGTGCGGCCAAGGAGGTCAAGTTTATTGCTGTTCTGACTGCCCTCATGTCTTTTGTGcg AAATGTATTAGGCGGAACTTAGGTACTCCTAAAATCAAAGAAATTGAAACTGCAGATGATtggaaatgttttaaatgtaatccGAGCTGTTTAAAGGATCTACGTGCAATATGTTGGGCTGTTTTACGTTACTGTGACCTAAAAAACAA AATAACCCACCAAACTGAAGACCTGCAATTGAAAGCAATTTATCAAAAAGACTGTGCATTAGATCACTCAGAATGTTGCAAACACAAGATAAGCAAaagaaaccaaaaaataaatgaatctcTAATTAAGAAGAAGGAAATCAAGAAAGAAGCTGATACAAAAACTGCTGCTGCCATCATTTCTAAAATGCCATCCACTATTCAG GTTAAAAAGTTTGCATCTGTGGTTATTGATGAATCCAACAAATCAGATAAAAAAGCTCAGAAGAGGTCAGCAAGCccaaaacataaatcaatattgGTTAAAAACCCAATTTCCATAGCTCCATGTGCAAAAGTGATTAATTCGGTTGGTGTACCACCATTAGCAAAAAAAGTTCGG TTGCCAAACTGTAGTACAATAAGTACTCCGATGAGATATACAAATGTGCCAGAAAGGAAGACTTTAACTACATATGCAAGAATAAGACCCAAACTGGCGCAGCAATTGACTGTACCCATCAGCACAAATTTTAATGGGTTTTCTGCTAATTTGTACCGCTGCGCCACTCCTATAAATGACAACATCAATTTATCAATAGAGAGCTTAACCCAg GGTTTGGACATGTCAGCTGTATCAGCACTAGCTACTGCTCCAGATGATGATGTTGTTTGTACTCCTGATTTTCCCTTGGAGCCATTATGTGAG GTTAATGAAgacaatgatgatgatgtgCAATGCATTACACCAGCTCCGGTTGCAGTTCCTAAATTTACAAATCCACCTCCATTAGTACCTCGTGCATCATCTAATTTAACTGAAGTAACacctgaaaatattatacaaatgacAGATAATGATGTAACAGTCAATGAGTCTACTGGGGGTTTGAAATTTAGGGTTGATCCCCAAACTCTGTCATCTAACAAAATGTATCGATTGCCAGATGGACGTATATTTGCAATTAATGCAAATCCTAATATGCCTGGTGGATATTCTGCGACTATTGTAGCAGTTACAGAAGCTTCCAAGGGAATTCCGAAAGGGGCAACATTCGCAGCTAAACTAAGTTCTGTTTCTACGTCGACGTCAACGCCTAAAAGCAATCGGCATCAAATGACGCGCTTTATAAAATCTAAACATGGCACGTCGAAAGTTAGAAAGACTTCAAGATCAACTGACACATCAACCAGAGAATGTGATATGAAGGTGCCTGTGGAATGGTATAGATACAATTTAATTGATGCCGTTGATGCTATGGAATATTCCTTACAAAGACTTAATAAACTGAAGAAGGAAGCTACCACGGTTTATTTACGTACAAGATCTGTAAACGAAATGCGAAGCCTTCATAGATCCTTAGAGCGACTTTTAAATACAGCTTCTACTAGATTTACTGAAATTCGCGTAAATCTTAATAAGGAATTAAAGCAATATGTCGTCACAAAGAAAGCAGGTGGAAACACTAGTGAAGAAGATGATGATGTAGAAATTTTACCAGATGTAGAAGAAGATCCTATATTTATCGACGAGAATTCGACTGAGTCCCACATTAATGGCAGTGAAAACCAAGAGGTTGATTTAACAGGCCCGGGAAGTAGTGAATATAATGATAGTGGTGAAAACCGAAATGATATTTTATCTAAAGGGGATATGAGTACTCTGACTATTCCAGACATTGACAATGATAATAGTGtgcatgtaaatattttaaattttagagaTAATAATACTAGTTTAACAGAAAATAAGAAAGATAGTAACGACAACGATGAAAACGATGTAGATATGCTTGAAACCACGAATCAAGATACGGATACTTTGGCagtgattaatttaaaatgtcatgaGTCGATAAATAGCATTAATGGTGGTGagaatgaaaaattaaatactagTGTGAGTACAAAATCCCAAAATGAAGAAACCACTAATACAACTTCAAATGAGAAGGTAATAAAAAGTGAAGTCATTAAGGATTCACAGCAAAATACTGATAAATCTGATGAAAAGATTGAAAGTAATACACCTAAAACTGGTGctgaattgaataaaaataatattaaaactgaaCCCAACAATGACAAAAATCGTGACTTGGAAGGCAAAAGAAGAGAGGGAAATGAGCAAGTACAAGACTCTAATAAGAATAGGCAAGCGTGTAGCGATAAGACTCAAGATTCAGAAATGAGTGAGGAAATGATAGAAACTCTTTTAAAGGATGATAATACAGAGGATAATGCGACGGCAAATACGGATACTCCTAAAGCATtacaagtaatataa